A stretch of the Amycolatopsis sp. BJA-103 genome encodes the following:
- the purN gene encoding phosphoribosylglycinamide formyltransferase, with amino-acid sequence MDLPTPVKLVVLASGSGTLLQAVLDAVEKPNFPAKVVAVGADRTGIEALTRAERADVPSFTVRMADHPDREAWDKAITEAVAAYQPDLVVSAGFMKILGAEFLARFPGRVINTHPALLPSFPGAHAVADALAMAVKITGSTVHFVDAGVDTGPIIAQEPVIVESDDDEHVLHERIKAVERRLLVETIEKLGRSGCAVEGRKVRFS; translated from the coding sequence TTGGATCTGCCCACTCCGGTGAAGCTCGTCGTCCTCGCGTCCGGTTCCGGCACGCTGTTGCAAGCCGTGCTCGACGCCGTCGAAAAGCCGAACTTCCCGGCGAAGGTGGTCGCCGTCGGAGCCGACCGCACCGGGATCGAGGCGCTCACGCGGGCCGAACGCGCCGACGTGCCGTCGTTCACCGTGCGGATGGCCGACCATCCGGACCGCGAGGCCTGGGACAAGGCGATCACCGAAGCCGTCGCCGCCTACCAGCCCGACCTGGTCGTCTCGGCGGGGTTCATGAAGATCCTCGGCGCCGAATTCCTCGCGCGGTTCCCCGGCCGCGTGATCAACACGCATCCGGCGTTGCTGCCGTCGTTCCCCGGCGCGCACGCCGTGGCCGACGCGCTGGCGATGGCCGTCAAGATCACCGGGTCGACGGTCCATTTCGTCGACGCCGGAGTCGACACCGGGCCGATCATCGCGCAGGAGCCGGTGATCGTGGAATCCGATGACGACGAACACGTCCTGCACGAGCGGATCAAGGCCGTGGAACGCAGGCTCCTGGTGGAAACGATCGAAAAGCTCGGCCGGAGCGGGTGCGCGGTCGAGGGACGAAAGGTGAGGTTTTCGTGA
- the sucC gene encoding ADP-forming succinate--CoA ligase subunit beta: MDLYEYQARDLFAAHGVPVLPGAVANTPEEAKATAEKIGNQVVIKAQVKTGGRGKAGGVKLAQTPDEAAEKAEAILGLDIKGHITRRVLVAEASDIAEEYYFSFLLDRANRTFLAMASAEGGVEIEQLAVERPEALAKIPVDAIIGVDKAKAVEILTAGKFPENVVDEAADVVVKLWETFVSEDATLVEVNPLVRDPQDKIIALDGKVTLDENASFRQPGHEALVDKDAENPLEAKAKAKDLNYVKLDGEVGIIGNGAGLVMSTLDVVAYAGEKHGGVKPANFLDIGGGASAEVMAAGLDVILNDTDVKSVFVNVFGGITACDAVANGIVEALKILGDEATKPLVVRLDGNNVIEGRQILADANHPLVTVVDTMDNAADKAAELAAAGA, encoded by the coding sequence GTGGACCTCTACGAATACCAGGCGAGGGATCTCTTCGCCGCCCACGGAGTACCGGTTCTGCCGGGTGCCGTGGCAAACACCCCCGAAGAAGCCAAGGCCACCGCCGAGAAGATCGGCAACCAGGTCGTCATCAAGGCGCAGGTCAAGACCGGCGGCCGCGGCAAGGCCGGCGGCGTCAAGCTGGCCCAGACGCCGGACGAGGCCGCGGAAAAGGCCGAGGCGATCCTCGGTCTCGACATCAAGGGCCACATCACGCGTCGCGTGCTCGTGGCCGAAGCCTCGGACATCGCCGAGGAGTACTACTTCTCCTTCCTGCTGGACCGTGCGAACCGCACCTTCCTCGCGATGGCTTCGGCCGAAGGCGGCGTGGAGATCGAGCAGCTGGCCGTCGAGCGTCCCGAAGCGCTCGCGAAGATCCCGGTCGACGCGATCATCGGTGTCGACAAGGCGAAGGCCGTCGAGATCCTGACCGCGGGCAAGTTCCCGGAGAACGTGGTCGACGAGGCCGCCGACGTCGTCGTGAAGCTCTGGGAGACCTTCGTCTCCGAGGACGCGACGCTGGTCGAGGTCAACCCGCTGGTCCGTGACCCGCAGGACAAGATCATCGCCCTCGACGGCAAGGTCACCCTCGACGAGAACGCCTCGTTCCGTCAGCCGGGCCACGAGGCCCTGGTCGACAAGGACGCGGAGAACCCGCTCGAGGCGAAGGCCAAGGCCAAGGACCTCAACTACGTCAAGCTCGACGGCGAGGTCGGCATCATCGGCAACGGCGCGGGCCTCGTGATGTCCACTTTGGACGTCGTGGCCTACGCGGGCGAGAAGCACGGCGGCGTCAAGCCCGCCAACTTCCTCGACATCGGCGGCGGCGCTTCGGCCGAGGTCATGGCGGCCGGTCTGGACGTCATCCTCAACGACACCGACGTGAAGAGCGTGTTCGTCAACGTCTTCGGTGGCATCACCGCTTGCGACGCGGTCGCGAACGGTATCGTCGAGGCGCTGAAGATCCTGGGCGACGAGGCCACCAAGCCGCTCGTCGTGCGGCTGGACGGCAACAACGTCATCGAGGGTCGTCAGATCCTGGCCGACGCGAACCACCCGCTGGTCACCGTGGTGGACACAATGGACAACGCGGCCGACAAGGCCGCCGAGCTCGCCGCGGCAGGTGCGTGA
- a CDS encoding VOC family protein — protein MALKKLEHVGVVVHDLEAAKGFFVALGLELEGEASLEGDTVDRLTGLKGVLTNIAVLRPPDGQGGVELIKYRTPSGRADDSRAPMNTPGIRHFVFSVEDIEDALERLRPHGAELVGELVQYEDSYRLCYVRSPEGIVVELAEELVRREA, from the coding sequence ATGGCACTCAAGAAACTGGAACACGTCGGTGTCGTCGTCCACGACCTCGAAGCGGCCAAGGGGTTCTTCGTCGCACTCGGTCTCGAACTGGAAGGCGAGGCGTCGCTCGAGGGTGACACGGTCGATCGCCTCACCGGGTTGAAAGGGGTCTTGACGAACATCGCGGTGCTGCGGCCACCGGACGGCCAGGGCGGTGTGGAGCTCATCAAGTACCGGACGCCGTCCGGTCGGGCAGACGATTCGCGCGCTCCGATGAACACTCCCGGCATCCGTCACTTCGTGTTCTCCGTGGAGGACATCGAGGACGCCCTCGAGCGGTTGCGGCCGCACGGCGCCGAACTCGTCGGTGAACTGGTCCAGTACGAGGACAGCTACCGGCTCTGCTACGTCCGCAGCCCGGAGGGGATCGTCGTCGAATTGGCGGAAGAGCTCGTACGTCGGGAGGCGTAG
- a CDS encoding cell division protein PerM: MVRIMKLLTRDERPPGEEPVSDLVPEPEVSRAKRVRVLLAAACAPLLFSYTAVAAVLAVVAFTADRSRFSATGALLAAGPGWLASWQVELELAGHPLGVLPLLPTLVVGWLAARAAARATRRIGGRTPADAVPVVTVIAGAHALFGVLIALLAGGSPIGVNPLTAFCVPGLIAGLAAVAGVAKRCGLPAAVRDRFDPVAVRGLRAGALGLAAMIAGGAVVFTAATALSWSTVDSLFEPGFGASFGLFALSVAYLPNAVVAALSFTTGPGFSVGSLTVGMFGYREGQLPGVPVLAGIPSHHAVWWPVLLLLPALAGALVGWKIRTIDEDPMLRMRAVAVAGALVAFGCVVLGTVAGGRLGDGPFDPVSVPVGVASVIAFCWIVVPGGFVAFFAGAHEAPEPPGEPGAEDLAEVEEEAVESEEDEAADETETDVDDEFDDEAEAELARELGEDEDEPPAEPEPETEPEQDGVVDDAVTESTDGSGDESAPGGDR; this comes from the coding sequence ATGGTGCGGATCATGAAGCTGCTCACCCGCGACGAACGCCCGCCGGGCGAAGAGCCGGTGAGCGACCTCGTCCCCGAGCCGGAGGTGTCCAGGGCCAAGCGGGTTCGGGTGTTGCTCGCCGCGGCCTGCGCGCCTTTGCTCTTCTCCTACACCGCCGTCGCGGCCGTACTCGCGGTGGTCGCGTTCACGGCCGACCGGTCCCGGTTCTCCGCCACCGGCGCGCTGCTCGCCGCCGGGCCGGGCTGGCTCGCCTCCTGGCAGGTGGAACTCGAACTCGCCGGTCATCCGCTCGGCGTGCTGCCGCTGCTGCCGACGCTCGTCGTCGGGTGGCTCGCGGCGAGGGCGGCCGCGCGGGCCACGCGCCGGATCGGCGGCCGGACCCCGGCGGACGCCGTCCCGGTGGTGACGGTGATAGCCGGGGCGCACGCGCTGTTCGGCGTGCTCATCGCCCTGCTGGCCGGCGGATCGCCGATCGGGGTCAACCCGCTGACCGCCTTCTGTGTGCCGGGACTCATCGCCGGGCTGGCCGCCGTCGCGGGAGTCGCCAAACGCTGCGGGCTTCCGGCCGCGGTGCGGGACCGGTTCGACCCGGTGGCCGTCCGAGGCCTGCGGGCGGGCGCGCTCGGTCTCGCCGCGATGATCGCCGGTGGCGCCGTGGTGTTCACCGCGGCCACCGCGCTCTCGTGGTCCACTGTGGACAGTCTGTTCGAGCCCGGTTTCGGTGCGAGCTTCGGTCTGTTCGCGCTTTCCGTGGCGTACCTGCCGAACGCGGTCGTCGCCGCGCTGTCCTTCACCACCGGGCCGGGGTTCTCGGTCGGTTCGCTGACCGTCGGCATGTTCGGCTACCGGGAGGGACAGCTGCCGGGGGTGCCGGTGCTGGCGGGGATCCCGTCGCACCACGCTGTCTGGTGGCCCGTGTTGCTGCTCCTGCCCGCGCTGGCCGGCGCGCTGGTCGGCTGGAAGATCCGCACGATCGACGAAGATCCGATGCTGCGGATGCGGGCGGTCGCCGTCGCGGGCGCGCTCGTCGCGTTCGGCTGCGTCGTCCTCGGGACCGTCGCCGGCGGCAGGCTCGGCGACGGGCCGTTCGACCCGGTCAGCGTGCCGGTCGGGGTCGCGTCGGTGATCGCCTTCTGCTGGATCGTCGTCCCCGGTGGTTTCGTCGCGTTCTTCGCCGGAGCACACGAGGCTCCCGAGCCGCCAGGGGAACCCGGCGCCGAAGACCTCGCCGAAGTCGAGGAGGAAGCCGTCGAGTCCGAAGAAGACGAAGCGGCTGACGAAACCGAAACCGACGTCGACGACGAATTCGATGACGAGGCCGAAGCGGAACTCGCCCGCGAGCTGGGTGAGGACGAAGACGAGCCCCCGGCGGAACCAGAGCCCGAAACCGAGCCCGAGCAGGACGGTGTCGTTGACGACGCTGTGACCGAGTCCACCGACGGGTCCGGCGACGAAAGCGCGCCCGGCGGCGACCGTTAG
- the sucD gene encoding succinate--CoA ligase subunit alpha — protein MSIFINENSKVIVQGLTGSEGMKHATKMLKSGTNIVGGVNARKAGQTVSVEGKDLTVFGTVEEAIKETGADVSVIFVPPKFAKDAVIEAIDAEIPLAVVITEGIPVHDSAYFWAHAVATGNKTRIIGPNCPGVISPGKSNAGIIPADITGAGPIGLVSKSGTLTYQMMYELRDIGFSTGVGIGGDPIIGTTHIDALEAFEADPETKVIVMIGEIGGDAEERAAAYIKDNVTKPVVGYVAGFTAPEGKTMGHAGAIVSGSSGTAAAKKEALEAAGVKVGKTPSETAVLARELYNSL, from the coding sequence ATGTCGATCTTCATCAACGAGAACAGCAAGGTCATCGTCCAGGGGCTCACCGGCTCCGAGGGCATGAAGCACGCGACGAAGATGCTGAAGTCCGGCACGAACATCGTGGGTGGCGTCAACGCCCGCAAGGCCGGCCAGACCGTCTCCGTCGAGGGCAAGGACCTCACCGTGTTCGGCACGGTCGAGGAGGCCATCAAGGAGACCGGCGCCGACGTTTCGGTCATCTTCGTGCCGCCGAAGTTCGCCAAGGACGCGGTCATCGAGGCGATCGACGCCGAGATCCCGCTCGCCGTGGTGATCACCGAGGGCATCCCGGTGCACGACTCGGCCTACTTCTGGGCGCACGCGGTCGCGACGGGCAACAAGACCCGCATCATCGGGCCGAACTGCCCCGGCGTGATCAGCCCCGGCAAGTCGAACGCGGGCATCATCCCGGCCGACATCACCGGTGCCGGCCCGATCGGTCTCGTGTCGAAGTCGGGCACGCTGACCTACCAGATGATGTACGAGCTGCGTGACATCGGTTTCTCGACCGGTGTCGGCATCGGCGGCGACCCGATCATCGGCACCACGCACATCGACGCCCTCGAGGCGTTCGAGGCGGACCCCGAGACCAAGGTCATCGTGATGATCGGCGAGATCGGTGGCGACGCCGAAGAGCGCGCCGCGGCCTACATCAAGGACAACGTGACGAAGCCGGTCGTCGGCTACGTCGCGGGCTTCACCGCGCCCGAGGGCAAGACGATGGGCCACGCCGGCGCCATCGTCTCCGGCTCCTCCGGCACGGCCGCCGCCAAGAAGGAGGCCCTCGAGGCCGCCGGTGTCAAGGTCGGGAAGACCCCGAGCGAGACCGCCGTCCTGGCGCGCGAGCTGTACAACAGCCTCTGA
- a CDS encoding M23 family metallopeptidase: MVAAVAAGAFAAAAAGQTLKSVSESSDAAVTPLASAQDASASFALGGGAGGGAPELLPTSQSANASAEAQKLSDNNSITQARVKREAEAARKAEEEAKRPKTCMPTKGTFTSGFGARWGTSHLGIDLAAPIGTPIVAASDGTVIEAGPASGFGLWVKVQLSDGTVHVYGHMNSFSVREGQKVKCGEEIAEVGNRGQSTGPHLHFEVWQNGSKKIDPRPWLAARGVSVG, encoded by the coding sequence GTGGTCGCAGCCGTCGCTGCCGGCGCCTTCGCGGCCGCCGCTGCCGGGCAGACCCTGAAGTCCGTTTCGGAATCCTCCGACGCCGCCGTCACGCCGCTGGCCAGCGCGCAGGACGCGAGCGCCTCGTTCGCCCTCGGCGGTGGAGCCGGTGGCGGCGCCCCCGAGCTGCTGCCGACCAGCCAGTCGGCGAACGCCTCCGCCGAGGCCCAGAAGCTCTCGGACAACAACAGCATCACCCAGGCCCGCGTGAAGCGTGAGGCCGAAGCGGCCCGCAAGGCCGAAGAAGAGGCCAAGCGCCCCAAGACCTGCATGCCGACCAAGGGCACCTTCACCTCGGGCTTCGGCGCCCGGTGGGGCACGAGCCACCTCGGCATCGACCTCGCGGCCCCGATCGGCACCCCGATCGTCGCGGCCTCCGACGGCACGGTCATCGAGGCCGGCCCGGCCAGCGGTTTCGGCCTCTGGGTCAAGGTCCAGCTCTCCGACGGCACCGTTCACGTCTACGGCCACATGAACTCCTTCTCCGTCCGCGAAGGCCAGAAGGTCAAGTGCGGCGAGGAGATCGCCGAGGTCGGCAACCGTGGCCAGAGCACCGGCCCGCACCTGCACTTCGAGGTGTGGCAGAACGGCTCCAAGAAGATCGACCCGCGCCCGTGGCTCGCCGCCCGTGGCGTCAGCGTCGGCTGA
- a CDS encoding DUF5336 domain-containing protein translates to MSYPSGGPGYPQQGGGQQPPQPHPGSGAFPQQQAPSSPASPLNLALLLALAVTVLGLVQFFIGFSDEADAAKEVSVFLLVSGLLAALHALPRGPKTLPFAALFSVLGAFGALDLVIGYPTVDGGEGRPEVSLPGILTVVLILGILQMLVAVAALLFEHDVLKLPAAKPQQQAPQAPYSQQFPQQGPQGPFGQPGQQGPAATQVQPFPGAGQQQGQPQGEPSGPFAQPGGFQPPVTQPPGQQATTYAPQQGQFFQQPPSSEQGQNPGTPPGGFDRQS, encoded by the coding sequence ATGTCCTATCCCAGCGGTGGGCCCGGCTACCCCCAGCAGGGTGGCGGCCAGCAACCCCCTCAGCCCCACCCAGGCTCGGGAGCCTTCCCGCAGCAGCAGGCGCCGTCGTCACCGGCGAGCCCGCTGAACCTGGCGCTGCTGCTCGCGCTCGCCGTCACCGTCCTCGGCCTGGTGCAGTTCTTCATCGGCTTCTCCGACGAGGCCGACGCGGCCAAGGAGGTGTCGGTCTTCCTCCTGGTCTCCGGTCTGCTCGCGGCGCTGCACGCGTTGCCGCGCGGCCCGAAGACGCTGCCGTTCGCCGCGTTGTTCAGCGTTCTCGGCGCGTTCGGCGCGCTGGACCTGGTCATCGGCTACCCGACCGTCGACGGCGGGGAGGGCCGCCCGGAGGTCTCGCTTCCCGGCATCCTCACCGTGGTCCTGATCCTCGGCATCCTTCAGATGCTGGTCGCGGTCGCGGCGCTGCTGTTCGAGCACGACGTCCTCAAGCTGCCGGCCGCGAAGCCGCAGCAGCAGGCGCCGCAGGCCCCCTACAGCCAGCAGTTCCCGCAGCAGGGCCCGCAGGGTCCGTTCGGCCAGCCGGGTCAGCAGGGCCCGGCCGCCACCCAGGTCCAGCCGTTCCCCGGGGCGGGGCAGCAGCAGGGCCAGCCGCAGGGTGAGCCCTCCGGCCCGTTCGCGCAGCCGGGCGGGTTCCAGCCGCCGGTCACGCAGCCGCCGGGCCAGCAGGCCACGACGTACGCGCCGCAGCAGGGCCAGTTCTTCCAGCAGCCGCCGTCCTCGGAGCAGGGCCAGAACCCGGGCACGCCGCCGGGCGGGTTCGACCGGCAGAGCTGA
- a CDS encoding pyridoxamine 5'-phosphate oxidase family protein, protein MQQNTIDEILNRPLSQELLARDLARLAYTALDGTPRSIPIGIHWNGKEIVMCTPTNAPKLPSLRRNPAVALTIDTESHPPKILLLRGTVELDYVDGIPDEYMQWSGTYEMTPEQRVEWEKQVQSLYDGMVRIVVTPTWVKLIDFETTLPTAVEELMRRQSA, encoded by the coding sequence ATGCAGCAGAACACGATCGACGAGATCCTGAACCGCCCGCTCAGCCAGGAGCTCCTGGCCCGGGACCTGGCCCGGCTGGCCTACACCGCGCTCGACGGCACGCCGCGGTCGATCCCGATCGGCATCCACTGGAACGGCAAGGAGATCGTCATGTGCACCCCGACGAACGCGCCGAAACTGCCGTCGCTGCGCCGCAACCCCGCCGTCGCCCTGACCATCGACACCGAATCGCACCCGCCGAAGATCCTGCTCCTCCGCGGCACCGTCGAGCTGGACTACGTCGACGGCATCCCCGACGAGTACATGCAGTGGAGCGGCACCTACGAGATGACGCCCGAGCAGCGGGTCGAGTGGGAGAAGCAGGTGCAGTCGCTCTACGACGGCATGGTCCGGATCGTGGTGACCCCGACCTGGGTCAAGCTCATCGACTTCGAAACGACCTTGCCCACCGCCGTCGAAGAGCTCATGCGCCGTCAGAGCGCCTGA
- the purH gene encoding bifunctional phosphoribosylaminoimidazolecarboxamide formyltransferase/IMP cyclohydrolase produces the protein MSTAQGQRPVRRALIGVSDKAGLLELATGLHAAGVEIVSTGGTAKVIANAGVPVTPVEEVTGFPESLDGRVKTLHPRVHAGLLADRDRPEHVEQLKQLDIAPFDLLVVNLYPFTQTVASGASPEDCVENIDIGGPAMVRAAAKNHSSVAVVVDPSRYGWVLERVAAGGFELADRKRLAAQAYAHTAAYDTAVAAWFANVYAPADDSGFPDFTGATWERGDVLRYGENPHQKAALYKHWRPGLAHAEQLHGKAMSYNNYVDTDAARRAAYDFEAPAVAIIKHANPCGIAVGEDIAEAHRKAHACDPVSAYGGVIATNRPVSREAAEQISEVFTEVVLAPDFDAEALEILQRKKNVRLLKLPAITAPDPIEFRPISGGVLVQTVDTIAAEGDDPANWTLATGAAADERTLADLEFAWRSLRAVKSNAILLANDGATVGVGMGQVNRVDSSRLAVSRAGDRAKGAVAASDAFFPFPDGLEVLLEAGVRAVVQPGGSIRDAEVIAAAEAAGVTLYLTGTRHFAH, from the coding sequence GTGAGTACCGCACAGGGACAGCGTCCCGTCCGGCGCGCGCTGATCGGCGTCTCGGACAAGGCCGGCCTGCTCGAACTCGCCACCGGGCTGCACGCGGCGGGTGTCGAGATCGTGTCGACCGGCGGCACGGCGAAGGTCATCGCGAACGCCGGGGTGCCGGTGACGCCGGTCGAAGAGGTCACCGGGTTCCCCGAGTCCCTCGACGGCCGGGTCAAGACGCTGCACCCGCGCGTGCACGCGGGCCTGCTCGCCGACCGTGACCGCCCGGAGCACGTCGAACAGCTCAAGCAGCTCGACATCGCGCCGTTCGACCTGCTCGTGGTCAACCTGTACCCGTTCACGCAGACCGTCGCCTCGGGCGCGAGCCCGGAGGACTGCGTCGAGAACATCGACATCGGCGGCCCGGCGATGGTGCGCGCGGCGGCGAAGAACCACAGCAGCGTCGCCGTCGTGGTCGACCCGTCCCGCTACGGCTGGGTGCTGGAGCGCGTCGCCGCCGGTGGTTTCGAGCTGGCCGACCGCAAGCGGCTCGCCGCCCAGGCCTACGCGCACACCGCGGCGTACGACACCGCCGTCGCCGCGTGGTTCGCCAACGTCTACGCGCCCGCGGACGACTCCGGTTTCCCGGACTTCACCGGCGCGACCTGGGAACGCGGCGACGTGCTGCGCTACGGCGAGAACCCGCACCAGAAGGCCGCGCTGTACAAGCACTGGCGTCCTGGCCTCGCGCACGCGGAACAGCTGCACGGCAAGGCCATGTCGTACAACAACTACGTCGACACCGACGCCGCGCGCCGCGCCGCCTACGACTTCGAGGCTCCGGCCGTCGCGATCATCAAGCACGCCAACCCGTGCGGGATCGCCGTCGGCGAGGACATCGCCGAGGCGCACCGGAAGGCACACGCCTGCGATCCGGTTTCGGCCTACGGCGGGGTGATCGCGACCAACCGGCCGGTGAGCCGCGAGGCCGCCGAGCAGATCTCCGAGGTGTTCACCGAGGTCGTCCTGGCCCCGGACTTCGACGCCGAGGCACTGGAGATTCTGCAGCGCAAGAAGAACGTGCGGCTGCTGAAGCTGCCCGCGATCACGGCGCCGGATCCGATCGAGTTCCGGCCGATCTCCGGCGGCGTGCTGGTGCAGACCGTCGACACGATCGCCGCCGAGGGCGACGACCCGGCGAACTGGACGCTGGCCACCGGCGCGGCCGCCGACGAGCGGACGCTGGCCGACCTCGAGTTCGCGTGGCGTTCGCTGCGCGCGGTGAAGTCGAACGCGATCCTGCTGGCGAACGACGGCGCGACCGTCGGCGTCGGCATGGGCCAGGTCAACCGGGTCGACTCCTCGCGGCTCGCGGTCTCGCGGGCGGGAGACCGGGCGAAGGGCGCCGTCGCCGCTTCGGACGCCTTCTTCCCGTTCCCGGACGGGCTCGAGGTCCTGCTGGAGGCCGGTGTCCGCGCCGTCGTCCAGCCGGGCGGCTCGATCCGTGACGCCGAGGTCATCGCCGCCGCCGAGGCCGCCGGGGTCACCCTGTACCTCACCGGTACGCGCCACTTCGCTCACTGA